In Haliaeetus albicilla chromosome 12, bHalAlb1.1, whole genome shotgun sequence, a genomic segment contains:
- the MCEE gene encoding methylmalonyl-CoA epimerase, mitochondrial isoform X2, translating to MAACLRRAAAGLLTRLQTSAPAIRTLSSSNSFSQNIPSSLWKLGRLNHVAIAVPDLEKAQSLYKDVLGAQVSETVALPEHGVYVVFVELGNTKLELLHPLGEKSPIASFLQKNKTGGMHHICIEVDDIKAAMTELKKKKIRILSEEPKIGAHGKPVIFLHPKDCHGVLVELEQA from the exons ATGGCGGCCTGCTTGCGGCGCGCGGCGGCCG gGCTTCTTACCAGATTGCAGACTTCAGCTCCCGCAATACGAACTCTATCATCATCGAATTCCTTTTCTCAAAACATTCCAAGCTCTTTGTGGAAACTGGGCCGACTTAATCATGTAGCAATTGCAGTACCTGATCTGGAGAAGGCTCAGTCCTTGTATAAAGATGTGTTAGGAGCACAGGTGAGCGAGACTGTTGCTCTTCCCGAACATGGTGTCTACGTTGTTTTTGTGGAGCTGGGTAATACCAAGCTGGAACTTCTGCATCCTTTAGGAGAGAAAAGTCCCATTGCaagctttctgcaaaaaaacaaGACTGGAGGGATGCATCATATCTGCATTGAG gTTGATGACATAAAAGCGGCTATgacagaactgaagaaaaaaaagatacgAATATTGAGTGAAGAGCCAAAAATAGGTGCACATGGCAAACCTGTGATTTTTCTTCACCCTAAAGATTGTCATGGAGTCCTTGTGGAACTTGAGCAAGCTTGA
- the MCEE gene encoding methylmalonyl-CoA epimerase, mitochondrial isoform X1 produces MQNHFPFVVIIWTVHCLNRLLTRLQTSAPAIRTLSSSNSFSQNIPSSLWKLGRLNHVAIAVPDLEKAQSLYKDVLGAQVSETVALPEHGVYVVFVELGNTKLELLHPLGEKSPIASFLQKNKTGGMHHICIEVDDIKAAMTELKKKKIRILSEEPKIGAHGKPVIFLHPKDCHGVLVELEQA; encoded by the exons ATGCAAAATCATTTCCCGTTCGTTGTAATTATCTGGACTGTTCACTGTCTTAATA gGCTTCTTACCAGATTGCAGACTTCAGCTCCCGCAATACGAACTCTATCATCATCGAATTCCTTTTCTCAAAACATTCCAAGCTCTTTGTGGAAACTGGGCCGACTTAATCATGTAGCAATTGCAGTACCTGATCTGGAGAAGGCTCAGTCCTTGTATAAAGATGTGTTAGGAGCACAGGTGAGCGAGACTGTTGCTCTTCCCGAACATGGTGTCTACGTTGTTTTTGTGGAGCTGGGTAATACCAAGCTGGAACTTCTGCATCCTTTAGGAGAGAAAAGTCCCATTGCaagctttctgcaaaaaaacaaGACTGGAGGGATGCATCATATCTGCATTGAG gTTGATGACATAAAAGCGGCTATgacagaactgaagaaaaaaaagatacgAATATTGAGTGAAGAGCCAAAAATAGGTGCACATGGCAAACCTGTGATTTTTCTTCACCCTAAAGATTGTCATGGAGTCCTTGTGGAACTTGAGCAAGCTTGA
- the MPHOSPH10 gene encoding U3 small nucleolar ribonucleoprotein protein MPP10: MAAVKGLETCLRVAGAAAARPERFLSVQDGLATDFRALTKILYDLNKALGSNIVRGGPLKELVIENFDEEQIWQQLELQNNAVLDFFKKSIARDAKDEDLCLLSDQEEDGSDAEASSDQELEDSIMEAEAEQKNIYTQDKTKAKEKQSKLRESIMQKYSDEDSDIDFDIEALEQQTKTTKETTLKKMGKKSIVDDKFFKLSEMETFLEHAEKENREEEEDIDYFEDIISDDEEEESEEAKVKPVKSSRDLTYKDFFDPVDDNDDLVANGVEDDQEEEADSAIEEQNEESMSEVEDMNEMMMENMRSKEASKKVTFSLPDDSETEDVTDVQLEKGIDPSEIKSSFEKRQEKMSKKIKSLEEELLEEKPWQLKGEVTGQKRPENSLLEETVLFDHAVRMAPVITEETTFQLEDIIKQRILDEAWDDVVPKEKPKEEAFEYKKRITLDHEKSKLSLAEIYEQEYMKLHQQKTEEEENPEHKEIQEMMDSLFLKLDALCNFHFTPKPPVPEVKIVSNLPAISMEEVAPVAVSDAALLAPEEIKEKNKAGDVKTDAEKTPTDKKRDRRKKKLRKRMKQREKEKRQKLLEKMKPEQGTKLSKKAAAAKLKRLTKEGKASLLKDEGKDKVLKSSQAFFSQLQDQVKMQIKDANTLKKKQKQQKTLSVHKLKL; encoded by the exons ATGGCGGCGGTCAAGGGGCTGGAGACGTGCCTCAGGGTGGCGGGCGCCGCCGCGGCGCGCCCGGAGCGCTTCCTCAG TGTGCAAGATGGACTGGCAACTGACTTCAGAGCATTAACAAAGATTCTCTATGATTTGAATAAAGCTCTGGGAAGCAATATAGTTCGGGGGGGTCCTTTAAAAGAGCTGGTGATAGAAAATTTTGATGAAGAACAGATTTGGCAACAACTAGAGCTCCAGAACAATGCAGTTCTTGATTTTTTCAAGAAATCCATTGCAAGGGATGCCAAGGATGAAGATCTTTGCCTTCTCTCAGACCAGGAAGAGGATGGCTCTGATGCAGAGGCCAGCAGTGACCAGGAATTGGAAGACAGCATTATGGAAGCAGAAGCTGAACAGAAGAATATTTATACACAAGATAAAACTAAAgctaaagaaaagcaaagtaaacTCAGAGAAAGCATAATGCAGAAATACAGTGATGAGGATTCTGATATTGACTTTGATATTGAAGCACTGGAGCAACAAACTAAAACAACCAAGGAAaccacactgaaaaaaatgggaaaaaaatcgATAGTGGATGACAAGTTTTTCAAGCTGTCTGAGATGGAAACTTTTTTAGAAcatgcagagaaggaaaacagggaggaggaagaagatatTGATTATTTTGAAGACATCATCTCGGATGATGAGGAGGAAGAGTCTGAAGAAGCTAAAGTCAAA CCAGTTAAAAGTTCTAGAGACTTGACATACAAAGATTTCTTTGATCCGGTTGATGACAATGATGATTTAGTAGCTAATGGTGTTGAAGATGATCAGGAAGAGGAAGCAGACAGTGCTATTGAAGAGCAGAATGAAGAAAGCATGTCTGA GGTTGAGGATATGAATGAAATGATGATGGAGAATATGAGAAGTAAAGAAGCCTctaaaaaagttacttttagtTTGCCAGATGACAGCGAAACAGAAGATGTTACTGATGTGCAGTTAGAGAAGGGCATTGATCCCAGTGAAATAAAGTCGTCTTTTGAGAAGAGGCAGGAAAAg atgagcaaaaaaataaaaagtttagaAGAAGAGTTGTTGGAGGAGAAACCTTGGCAGCTTAAAGGAGAAGTGACTGGACAAAAACGCCCTGAAAACAGCCTTTTGGAGGAAACAGTACTTTTTGACCATGCAGTCCGAATGG CACCTGTGATCACGGAAGAAACTACTTTTCAGCTTGAAGATATCATTAAACAGAGAATATTGGATGAG GCATGGGATGATGTAGtaccaaaagaaaaaccaaaagaGGAGGCTTTTGAATACAAGAAACGTATCACTTTGGATCATGAAAAGAGTAAGCTGAGTCTCGCTGAAATCTATGAACAAGAATACATGAAACTTCACCAG CAAAagactgaagaggaagaaaatcctGAACACAAAGAAATTCAAGAAATGATGGATTCACTCTTCCTGAAGCTGGATGCGCTTTGTAACTTCCACTTCACACCCAAACCA CCTGTGCCAGAAGTTAAAATAGTTTCGAACCTTCCAGCAATAAGTATGGAAGAAGTAGCACCTGTTGCTGTTAGTGATGCTGCTCTGTTAGCACCAGAGGAAATCAAg gaaaagaacaaagctgGTGATGTAAAAACAGATGCAGAAAAGACTCCCACAGACAAAAAACGAGACcgaagaaagaaaaagcttcgTAAACGTatgaagcaaagagaaaaggagaaacgTCAAAAGCTTCTTGAAAAGATGAAACCAGAACAAGGCACAAAACTTAGcaaaaaagctgctgctgcaaaattaaaaaggcTTACAAAAGAAGGCAAAGCATCTCTGCTCAAG GATGAAGGTAAAGACAAGGTCTTAAAATCATCTCAGGCCTTCTTTTCTCAACTACAAGATCAagtaaaaatgcaaatcaaaGACGCAAACAcattaaagaagaaacagaagcagcagaaaacactCTCTGTTCATAAACTGAAATTGTAA